The following coding sequences are from one bacterium window:
- a CDS encoding GAF domain-containing protein: MSPDATRRFRRTTSALGVVWAVSAFVLAIWGQLATPRIVDPPLHTSTIGRTAIVNDVSDEARALGVREGDRVLEVDGLVVQEWYRERGWERIVAGKPVTYRIETGTGILDLSLQPRARRSAYQSFTIPIFAALAVAGSAYLLLGLFVWSSRADHAESWAFLLFSCAMATALFGGVNTYDAPFGYERMVITMPLIGASMFHLFTIYPLEPQWVSRRHRLRLIPYLLALAIAVAVIFERPLGIPPGLLAGLGYGLGAGGCAIAFLVLVHERYKRRGSGQTAAADLVLTAALVSFVPVMLALLAQTMVSLPFPMSLAMVWFVVFPGAMAYGIVRRGLFDMRGLARSSAAYGAATLAITGVFAGLITGADAAFRQFNVTANSPLFSVTFLFFAILAFNPLRDRLQTLVDRLFDRDRAAYRNAVREISEAMVSMLSLEEVSDRLLLAVTDTMGVERAMVLLLGDDERSLVPVAWRGDFDEEATVLELPIDHPVGKHLWMRRQELARTDFDDLADPETREECWDVFDLLHVKLLVPILFGVDLLGLIAVGEKLSGERLGPDDRQLLRTLANQSAIAIENAQAFDEIAKLNETLEARVEARTNELQEAQAQLMQSEKLRSLGQLVAGVAHELNNPIGFVHANLQLLDDFVKKLVLAQEAGADFQKPREAIRKLLSRSREGTERVKKIVLDLRTFSRMDQAEIADANLNEEIERTLALMEPRFTDGITLEREFGKLPKVRCYPAQLNQVFMNLVMNACDALDGEGTVRIVTRSIPDGVILEFSDDGAGIPDDVLGRIFEPFFTTKPVGQGTGLGLSISHGIVERHGGTLDVETDPDGTLFRIHLPLVAKASEEEPPATG, from the coding sequence ATGAGCCCGGACGCGACCAGACGTTTCAGACGTACGACGTCTGCCCTGGGCGTCGTATGGGCCGTCAGTGCGTTCGTGCTGGCGATCTGGGGCCAGTTGGCGACGCCCCGGATCGTAGATCCGCCCCTGCATACGAGCACGATCGGAAGAACGGCCATCGTCAACGACGTCTCCGACGAGGCGCGCGCTCTCGGCGTTCGCGAGGGCGACCGGGTGCTCGAGGTGGATGGCCTGGTCGTCCAGGAGTGGTACCGCGAGCGCGGCTGGGAGCGGATCGTTGCCGGAAAGCCAGTGACCTACCGGATCGAAACGGGGACGGGAATCCTCGATCTTTCACTCCAGCCGCGTGCTCGTCGCTCTGCCTATCAGAGTTTCACGATCCCGATCTTTGCCGCCCTGGCCGTCGCTGGCTCCGCCTATTTGTTGCTCGGCCTCTTTGTGTGGAGCTCGCGAGCGGATCACGCCGAATCATGGGCTTTCCTGCTCTTCTCTTGCGCGATGGCGACAGCGCTATTCGGCGGCGTGAACACCTATGACGCGCCGTTCGGTTACGAGCGCATGGTCATCACCATGCCGTTGATCGGCGCGTCGATGTTCCATCTCTTCACGATCTATCCATTGGAGCCACAATGGGTCTCCCGGCGACATCGGCTTCGCCTCATTCCCTACCTGTTGGCCCTGGCGATTGCAGTGGCGGTGATCTTCGAGCGACCGCTGGGGATTCCGCCGGGTTTGCTCGCGGGCCTGGGATACGGACTGGGCGCCGGGGGCTGCGCCATCGCTTTCCTGGTGTTGGTGCACGAGCGATACAAGAGGCGCGGTTCCGGACAGACCGCAGCTGCGGACCTCGTGCTCACGGCTGCTCTCGTGAGTTTCGTTCCCGTCATGTTGGCGTTGCTCGCACAGACGATGGTCTCGTTGCCCTTCCCGATGTCCCTGGCGATGGTCTGGTTCGTGGTTTTCCCCGGCGCGATGGCGTACGGCATCGTGCGGCGGGGCCTCTTCGACATGCGGGGCCTGGCGCGATCCTCCGCGGCCTACGGTGCAGCCACACTTGCCATCACAGGTGTGTTCGCAGGCTTGATCACCGGTGCAGACGCGGCCTTCCGGCAGTTCAACGTCACGGCCAACTCGCCGCTCTTCTCTGTCACGTTCCTGTTCTTTGCCATTCTCGCTTTCAACCCCCTGCGCGACCGTCTGCAAACCCTGGTCGATCGGCTCTTCGATCGGGATCGGGCCGCCTATCGCAATGCCGTACGCGAAATCTCGGAGGCGATGGTTTCGATGTTGTCACTCGAGGAGGTCAGCGATCGCCTGCTGCTTGCTGTGACGGATACGATGGGTGTGGAGCGGGCCATGGTACTTCTGCTAGGCGATGATGAGCGATCCCTCGTGCCCGTGGCGTGGCGAGGAGATTTCGACGAGGAGGCGACTGTTCTCGAGTTGCCGATCGATCACCCGGTCGGCAAGCATCTCTGGATGCGCAGGCAGGAGCTGGCCCGCACGGATTTCGATGACCTCGCCGATCCGGAAACCCGCGAAGAATGCTGGGATGTCTTCGACCTGCTGCACGTCAAGTTGCTGGTGCCGATCCTGTTCGGAGTGGATCTGCTCGGCTTGATCGCCGTAGGAGAGAAGCTCTCGGGGGAACGCCTTGGACCCGACGATCGGCAACTGCTGCGGACGCTGGCCAATCAGAGTGCGATTGCGATCGAGAACGCCCAGGCGTTCGACGAGATCGCCAAGCTGAACGAGACCCTCGAAGCTCGGGTCGAGGCACGCACGAATGAACTCCAGGAAGCACAGGCACAGCTGATGCAGAGTGAGAAGCTTCGAAGTCTCGGCCAGTTGGTCGCTGGCGTGGCTCACGAGCTGAACAATCCGATCGGCTTCGTGCACGCCAACCTCCAGCTACTCGACGATTTCGTCAAGAAGCTGGTGCTGGCGCAGGAGGCCGGTGCAGATTTCCAGAAGCCCCGGGAGGCGATTCGAAAACTGCTCTCCCGCAGCCGCGAAGGGACCGAGCGAGTCAAGAAGATCGTGCTCGATCTGCGAACGTTCTCCCGTATGGATCAGGCCGAGATCGCAGACGCGAATCTGAACGAGGAGATTGAACGCACGCTTGCATTGATGGAACCGCGTTTCACGGATGGCATTACCCTCGAGCGGGAATTCGGCAAACTTCCGAAAGTGAGGTGCTATCCGGCTCAGCTCAACCAGGTGTTCATGAATCTCGTGATGAACGCCTGCGACGCACTCGATGGCGAGGGCACGGTACGGATCGTCACGCGCTCGATACCGGACGGAGTGATTCTCGAGTTCTCCGACGATGGCGCGGGAATTCCGGACGATGTGCTCGGGCGCATCTTCGAGCCGTTCTTCACCACCAAGCCCGTGGGTCAGGGAACCGGACTCGGCCTCTCGATCTCCCACGGCATCGTGGAACGACACGGGGGAACGTTGGACGTGGAAACCGACCCCGACGGAACCCTCTTCCGGATTCACCTACCCCTGGTCGCAAAGGCCTCGGAAGAAGAACCGCCCGCAACCGGGTAG
- a CDS encoding GAF domain-containing protein, with translation MSPGSTARFRRLTAALVLCWALLALFAGVRSQLRLRDAPLPPFSFSSAAGWHVIHAVSPEAEAAGLRNRDRWISIDGQRVDEWLARGSSHLREGAANQYGIQRVDGSRHDVMLVPRPAGLPPFPSERLIRVAVPAVGLIYLVIGAIVFQLRSAREEAWALMLFCSSTAAMLFLAGTLDPVNWSLVAITVPLMGASSFHLFSVYPTVPRWIAGRPQIRPAIYGAALLLGGLGVVSPYISGLMPLVNPTMTFFALAMGMLGVGIVVSERARLPRGLVADRSTIAVVGALVSFIPVIVAIILHATVGTRLPWTLALLGFFMFPLALGYGILRSEILDMRLLARSSAAYGAVTLGITGAFALFITFADALVGRFDMDARSPLASVVFLFFAILVFNPLRGRLQNMVDRIFDRDRVAYRDAVREISEAMVSMLSVREIVERILIAVTDTMGAERALVLLVGEAGETFRTEAARGDWDEDLEPFSIDAEHPICRNLWMRRTELARVDFDEEADPDLREQCRDVFDTLEVELLVPILFGVDLLGVIAVGRQLTAERLGPDERELLRTLANQSAIAIENAQAFDEIAKLNETLEVRVDERTRELRETQAQLVQSEKMRSLGQMVAGVAHELNNPIGFVHANLQLLDGYVERLVSSSSDAERRQKSRQAIEKLLGRSREGTDRVKQIVQDLRTFSRTDHADLQQVCLNEEIDRTLTLMEPRLKAGVEVDRDYEELPQVRGFAGQLNQVFMNLLMNACDAMEGRGKITIRTRPEGDGVRLEFGDDGPGMPEEVKSQVFDPFFTTKPVGQGTGLGLSLSHGIVERHGGTMEVESEAGVGTTFVLHLPFEPPAEALEQAGANAEGAA, from the coding sequence ATGAGCCCCGGCTCGACGGCCCGATTTAGACGCCTGACCGCGGCCCTCGTATTGTGCTGGGCCCTGCTGGCGCTGTTCGCGGGGGTTCGCTCGCAGCTTCGACTGCGAGACGCGCCCCTGCCTCCGTTCTCGTTCTCGAGCGCAGCTGGCTGGCACGTCATCCATGCGGTTTCACCCGAGGCCGAGGCGGCGGGTCTTCGCAACCGGGACCGGTGGATCTCGATCGATGGCCAGCGGGTGGATGAATGGCTGGCCCGCGGCAGTTCGCATCTGCGGGAGGGTGCGGCGAACCAGTACGGGATCCAACGCGTGGATGGCAGCCGCCATGACGTGATGCTCGTTCCGCGCCCGGCAGGACTGCCCCCCTTTCCGAGCGAGCGCCTCATTCGCGTGGCGGTTCCAGCGGTGGGCCTGATCTATCTGGTCATCGGAGCGATCGTCTTCCAACTGCGAAGTGCTCGCGAGGAAGCCTGGGCACTCATGCTCTTCTGCAGCTCGACCGCGGCGATGCTCTTTCTCGCTGGCACATTGGATCCCGTGAATTGGAGTCTGGTGGCGATCACGGTGCCCTTGATGGGTGCTTCTTCGTTTCATCTCTTCTCGGTCTATCCAACGGTGCCCCGCTGGATCGCAGGGCGTCCACAAATCCGGCCCGCCATCTACGGGGCCGCTTTGCTCCTGGGTGGGCTTGGTGTCGTCTCGCCCTACATCTCGGGCTTGATGCCTCTCGTGAATCCAACAATGACGTTCTTCGCGTTGGCGATGGGCATGCTGGGCGTCGGAATCGTCGTATCCGAACGAGCCCGGTTGCCCAGAGGGCTCGTTGCCGACCGCTCGACGATCGCCGTGGTCGGCGCGCTCGTCAGTTTCATCCCGGTCATCGTCGCGATCATCCTTCACGCGACAGTCGGGACCCGTCTCCCCTGGACGCTCGCTCTGCTCGGCTTCTTCATGTTTCCGTTGGCCCTGGGCTACGGAATACTGCGCTCCGAGATCCTGGACATGCGCTTGTTGGCTCGAAGTTCGGCGGCCTACGGCGCGGTCACACTTGGCATCACGGGTGCCTTCGCGCTCTTCATCACGTTCGCGGACGCATTGGTGGGGCGTTTCGATATGGACGCGCGATCGCCGTTGGCCTCGGTCGTGTTCCTGTTCTTTGCGATCCTGGTCTTCAATCCGCTGCGCGGCCGGCTCCAGAACATGGTCGACCGGATTTTCGATCGCGATCGCGTCGCTTATCGGGATGCAGTCCGCGAAATCTCCGAGGCGATGGTTTCGATGCTCTCGGTACGCGAGATAGTGGAGCGTATCCTGATCGCCGTGACCGATACGATGGGAGCAGAGCGCGCCCTGGTTCTTCTGGTCGGAGAGGCTGGCGAGACGTTTCGTACCGAGGCCGCGCGCGGCGATTGGGATGAGGATCTGGAGCCCTTCTCGATCGATGCCGAGCATCCCATCTGTCGCAACCTGTGGATGCGGCGCACCGAGCTGGCCCGGGTGGATTTCGATGAGGAAGCGGATCCGGACCTCCGCGAGCAGTGCCGCGATGTGTTCGACACGTTGGAGGTGGAGCTGTTGGTGCCCATCCTCTTCGGCGTCGATCTTCTCGGAGTGATCGCCGTCGGACGTCAGCTCACAGCTGAGAGGCTCGGTCCGGATGAGCGGGAACTGCTTCGGACCTTGGCAAACCAGAGCGCGATCGCGATCGAGAACGCCCAGGCGTTCGACGAAATCGCCAAGCTGAACGAAACGCTCGAAGTCCGGGTCGACGAACGTACGCGAGAACTGCGTGAGACTCAGGCCCAGTTGGTGCAGAGCGAAAAGATGCGCAGCCTGGGCCAGATGGTGGCCGGCGTGGCCCATGAGCTGAACAACCCGATCGGCTTCGTTCATGCGAACCTTCAGCTCCTCGACGGCTACGTCGAGAGGTTGGTCTCCTCGAGTTCCGATGCGGAACGCCGCCAGAAATCACGACAGGCCATCGAGAAGCTCCTGGGCCGAAGCCGTGAGGGCACGGATCGCGTCAAGCAGATCGTCCAGGATCTCCGCACCTTCTCGCGCACGGATCATGCGGACCTTCAACAGGTCTGCCTCAACGAGGAAATCGATCGCACGCTCACATTGATGGAGCCGCGCCTGAAGGCCGGGGTCGAGGTGGACCGTGACTATGAGGAACTACCGCAAGTCCGTGGGTTCGCGGGGCAGCTGAACCAGGTGTTCATGAACCTGCTCATGAATGCATGCGATGCGATGGAGGGTCGCGGAAAGATCACCATTCGTACGCGGCCCGAAGGAGATGGAGTCCGTCTCGAGTTCGGGGATGACGGCCCGGGGATGCCCGAGGAGGTCAAGAGCCAGGTCTTCGATCCATTCTTCACGACGAAGCCGGTGGGCCAGGGAACGGGCCTCGGGCTCTCGCTCTCGCACGGGATCGTCGAGAGGCATGGAGGCACGATGGAGGTCGAATCGGAGGCGGGTGTCGGAACGACCTTCGTTCTGCACCTGCCCTTCGAGCCGCCGGCAGAAGCGCTCGAACAGGCGGGTGCCAATGCCGAGGGCGCCGCATGA
- a CDS encoding phosphoadenylyl-sulfate reductase gives MLNDIQSGRLESLNAHEILTWAIKNFHPRLSLSCSFGNPEGLVLLDMMHRIEPSSRVYVLDTGRLHQATYDLIDRVRDRYDKNVEVVFPEAQAVQTMVNEHGMNLFYESLEKRQLCCRLRKVEPNRRFLADLDAHVTGLRREQNVTREDAAKVELDADGRLVKINPLVDWSSDDVWKYVRANSVPVNRLHSESFPTVGCSPCTRAVQPGEDPRAGRWWWESPDTKECGLHVEDESDGSGI, from the coding sequence ATGTTGAATGATATTCAAAGTGGGCGCCTGGAGTCCTTGAACGCCCATGAAATCTTGACTTGGGCTATCAAGAATTTTCATCCTCGGCTCAGTCTTTCCTGCTCGTTCGGAAATCCTGAAGGGCTCGTCCTCCTCGACATGATGCATCGCATCGAGCCGAGTTCTCGCGTGTACGTGCTCGACACGGGCAGGCTTCACCAGGCGACCTACGACCTGATCGACCGGGTTCGCGATCGCTACGACAAGAATGTCGAGGTGGTCTTTCCCGAGGCCCAGGCCGTGCAGACGATGGTGAATGAGCACGGCATGAACCTCTTCTACGAGTCCCTCGAGAAACGGCAGTTGTGTTGCCGGCTACGGAAGGTCGAGCCGAACCGACGTTTCCTGGCCGACCTCGATGCTCATGTCACCGGGTTGCGCCGCGAGCAGAACGTCACGCGAGAGGACGCAGCGAAGGTCGAACTCGATGCGGATGGGCGGTTGGTCAAGATCAACCCCCTCGTCGATTGGTCATCCGACGACGTATGGAAGTACGTGCGCGCCAACTCGGTGCCGGTCAATCGCCTCCACAGCGAGAGCTTCCCCACCGTCGGTTGTAGCCCCTGCACCCGCGCGGTTCAGCCGGGCGAAGACCCGCGGGCCGGTCGTTGGTGGTGGGAAAGCCCGGACACCAAGGAGTGTGGGCTGCATGTCGAGGACGAGTCGGACGGCTCTGGAATCTGA
- a CDS encoding PadR family transcriptional regulator — MSLRHAILGLVEYKPTHGYELKRVLDEGISSFWPVNLAAIYPNLHRLEEEGLLTHRMEASPEGRPDRKVYEITKAGSEELAAWRRLPPESDGNTRVPLFLKLLFAKPENMRDALDWIDKAIEQNRGNADRLRSELHDPKAFDSFFVRFMRESSLAHTELQVELLQELRAGVAHQIETHERRQKD; from the coding sequence ATGTCACTTCGCCACGCCATCCTTGGACTCGTCGAATACAAGCCTACCCACGGCTACGAGCTGAAGCGCGTTCTGGACGAAGGCATCTCGAGCTTCTGGCCCGTGAACCTCGCCGCGATCTACCCGAACCTCCACCGGCTCGAAGAGGAAGGGCTGCTGACCCACCGCATGGAAGCCAGTCCCGAGGGTCGCCCGGACCGGAAGGTCTACGAGATCACCAAGGCTGGCAGTGAAGAACTCGCAGCCTGGCGACGGCTGCCGCCGGAGAGCGATGGCAACACGCGTGTACCGCTCTTCTTGAAGCTGCTGTTCGCCAAGCCCGAGAACATGCGCGACGCCCTCGACTGGATCGACAAGGCGATCGAGCAGAACCGTGGGAACGCAGATCGACTGCGTAGTGAGCTCCACGATCCCAAGGCGTTCGACAGTTTCTTCGTGCGTTTCATGCGCGAGAGCAGCCTGGCCCATACAGAGTTGCAGGTCGAACTCCTGCAGGAGCTTCGTGCGGGCGTCGCCCATCAGATCGAGACGCACGAGAGGCGCCAGAAAGACTGA
- the folK gene encoding 2-amino-4-hydroxy-6-hydroxymethyldihydropteridine diphosphokinase, with protein MARVFIGMGSNLGDREARLSEALEALDRIDGCRLARASRLYETAPVGGPPQGPYLNGVAELRSTLSPLALLEALQAIEAAAGRSREGPKDGPRVLDLDLLLYDDHVLETDQLILPHPRLHLRAFVLEPLAELAGELVHPTRGATLGELAERVRDPKAVRPWASIQPKECS; from the coding sequence ATGGCACGCGTCTTCATCGGGATGGGATCGAATCTGGGGGACCGGGAGGCCAGGCTTTCCGAGGCCCTGGAGGCGCTCGATCGGATCGACGGGTGCCGCCTGGCCCGAGCATCGCGGCTCTACGAGACCGCGCCCGTAGGGGGGCCGCCCCAAGGTCCCTACCTGAACGGGGTGGCGGAACTCCGGAGCACGCTCTCCCCCCTGGCCCTGCTCGAAGCCCTCCAGGCCATCGAAGCCGCCGCAGGCCGCTCGAGGGAGGGACCGAAGGACGGCCCGCGAGTGCTCGACCTCGATCTCCTTCTCTACGACGATCACGTGCTCGAGACTGATCAGCTGATCCTGCCGCATCCCCGCCTGCACCTTCGCGCTTTCGTCCTCGAGCCCCTGGCCGAGCTGGCGGGGGAGCTCGTTCATCCCACCCGCGGCGCCACCCTGGGCGAGCTGGCCGAGCGCGTGCGCGATCCGAAGGCCGTCCGGCCCTGGGCATCGATACAACCAAAGGAATGCTCCTGA
- a CDS encoding aspartate aminotransferase family protein, which translates to MQPETSLPELRTEIPGPSSRALALRLARVESRNVTCLSPTPPIFWEKAEGANVWDVDGNRFVDLGGGFGVANAGHAHPLVAAAVADQAGRLMHAMGDVHPPAVKVELLEALAALFPGGGPARTVLSSSGSDAVETALKTALLATGRPGVIAFEGGYHGLALGALDSTWRDDFRAPFAGRIPNRTFFARFGDLDDVVRSAEKGGDEIGAVLVEPVQGRGGERIPPAGFLAGLRRLCDERGWLLIADEVYTGFGRTGRTFACENENVVPDLLCVAKGLASGMPISACIGRAEVMDAWPLSHGEALHTQTFLGHPPGCAAALASLAVLEKEGLAKRSSELGAWALERISRSTAGLASVRECRGLGLMIGVECLEPDRAARVTHEALAEGFILLPSGDRGDVLSITPPLTIGRSALEAGLDTLARLLQ; encoded by the coding sequence ATGCAGCCGGAAACCTCGCTTCCGGAGCTCCGCACGGAGATTCCCGGACCCAGCTCCCGGGCGCTCGCCCTGCGACTGGCGCGGGTCGAGAGCCGGAACGTCACCTGCCTCTCACCGACACCTCCGATCTTCTGGGAGAAGGCCGAGGGCGCCAACGTATGGGATGTGGATGGCAACCGCTTCGTCGATCTCGGCGGCGGCTTTGGCGTGGCGAATGCTGGCCATGCCCACCCTCTCGTCGCCGCTGCCGTTGCCGACCAGGCGGGTCGCCTGATGCACGCGATGGGCGATGTGCATCCTCCCGCCGTGAAGGTCGAGCTGCTCGAAGCGCTCGCCGCCCTCTTCCCCGGCGGTGGACCGGCACGCACGGTCCTCAGTTCGTCGGGCTCCGACGCAGTCGAAACCGCCCTCAAGACCGCACTCCTCGCGACCGGCCGCCCGGGAGTGATCGCCTTCGAAGGCGGCTACCACGGGCTGGCTCTGGGCGCTCTGGATTCCACCTGGCGCGACGATTTCCGCGCACCCTTCGCGGGACGCATTCCCAACCGGACGTTCTTCGCGCGCTTCGGCGACCTGGATGATGTGGTCCGCAGCGCAGAGAAGGGCGGTGATGAGATCGGCGCAGTTCTCGTCGAGCCGGTTCAAGGCCGCGGTGGCGAGCGGATCCCGCCGGCCGGTTTTCTTGCAGGCCTGCGCCGGCTCTGCGATGAGCGAGGCTGGCTGCTGATCGCCGACGAGGTGTACACCGGCTTCGGACGAACAGGCCGCACCTTCGCCTGCGAGAACGAGAACGTCGTTCCCGACCTCTTGTGCGTCGCCAAGGGCCTGGCTTCCGGCATGCCCATCTCAGCATGCATAGGCCGCGCCGAGGTCATGGACGCCTGGCCGCTCTCCCATGGCGAAGCCCTCCACACGCAGACGTTTCTCGGGCACCCGCCCGGATGTGCCGCGGCATTGGCCTCGTTGGCCGTCCTCGAAAAAGAGGGCCTCGCCAAGCGCTCGTCCGAACTCGGCGCGTGGGCCCTCGAACGGATATCCCGATCGACCGCCGGCCTGGCCTCGGTTCGCGAATGCCGAGGTCTCGGGTTGATGATCGGTGTCGAATGCCTGGAGCCCGATCGTGCCGCACGGGTCACCCATGAAGCCCTGGCCGAGGGCTTCATCCTGTTGCCTTCGGGTGACCGCGGCGACGTGCTTTCGATCACGCCTCCGTTGACGATTGGACGCTCCGCTCTCGAGGCCGGTCTCGACACGCTTGCCCGGTTGCTGCAATGA
- a CDS encoding long-chain fatty acid--CoA ligase, producing MTAPEAEVLRWMRETPDERDDERFLRLALAVFAHQFAHCEPYRRFCEGRGRTPDTIRSWTEIPAVPTGAFKELRLASFPEERTRHVFRTSGTATDRRGELHLESLEAYEASLVPSFERGMLPDLPDELPVRMLSMVPSPAEAPDSSLSHMLGVMHERRGDTESRFLVEDGELREQMTKDGLETSAKSDLPILLCGTAFAFVHLLDAMAASGQHLVLPPSARIMETGGFKGRARSMDRDALYAWITDRLGVPTERIVNQYGMTELASQFYDTVLSRPGEPRRKRIPPWVRVRMVDPERGNEVGRGEAGVIRILDLANIGSILAIQTADLGTTQGDGFEVLGRARGAEARGCSIAADEMLSAARP from the coding sequence ATGACGGCGCCGGAGGCCGAGGTGCTGCGGTGGATGCGTGAAACCCCGGACGAGCGGGACGACGAACGTTTCCTGCGTCTGGCTCTCGCCGTGTTCGCCCATCAATTCGCTCACTGCGAGCCTTATCGCCGCTTCTGCGAGGGCCGCGGCCGGACACCCGACACGATTCGAAGCTGGACGGAAATTCCGGCGGTCCCGACCGGGGCGTTCAAGGAGCTTCGCCTCGCGAGCTTCCCCGAGGAGCGGACGCGCCACGTCTTCCGTACGAGTGGAACCGCGACCGACCGTCGCGGCGAGCTCCACCTCGAAAGCCTGGAAGCGTACGAGGCTTCTCTCGTGCCCAGCTTCGAACGAGGCATGCTCCCGGACCTGCCCGACGAACTCCCGGTTCGGATGCTCAGCATGGTGCCCTCTCCGGCAGAAGCTCCAGACTCCTCTCTTTCCCACATGTTGGGCGTGATGCACGAGCGACGCGGCGACACCGAGAGCCGCTTCCTCGTCGAGGACGGTGAACTCCGGGAGCAGATGACGAAGGACGGGTTGGAGACATCCGCAAAGAGCGATTTGCCGATCTTGTTATGCGGTACAGCCTTCGCCTTCGTACACCTGCTCGACGCAATGGCGGCTTCCGGCCAACACCTCGTCCTACCGCCGAGCGCCCGCATCATGGAAACCGGGGGCTTCAAGGGCCGTGCGCGAAGCATGGATCGCGACGCCCTGTATGCCTGGATCACGGATCGTCTGGGCGTACCGACTGAGCGCATCGTCAATCAGTACGGGATGACCGAGTTGGCAAGTCAGTTCTACGACACCGTCCTGTCCCGACCGGGAGAGCCAAGGCGAAAACGCATCCCGCCTTGGGTACGCGTCCGCATGGTCGATCCGGAGAGAGGAAACGAAGTAGGAAGGGGCGAAGCCGGTGTGATCCGGATCCTCGATCTCGCGAACATCGGCAGCATCCTCGCGATCCAGACCGCCGACCTCGGCACGACCCAGGGAGACGGGTTCGAAGTCCTTGGGAGGGCCCGAGGAGCCGAAGCCCGCGGTTGCTCGATCGCGGCCGATGAGATGCTCAGTGCCGCGCGCCCCTGA
- a CDS encoding sulfatase-like hydrolase/transferase produces the protein MFPLLGAHPAPVLAGFAAGIGCLTLLVRLRPGHVPLDGLLVLVLGLLVTWPSPSPSKPDHPRPAPRSVVVLLLDTTRADALGAYDAGPGVTPVLDRLAAGGSVFEQVVSTSPWIAPSHASMFTGHFPRTHGVRNGTPRRLDAAFETTAERLATAGYQTAAISSNSWLRVANIVQGFQHFEEVNHLHRDKLLLSRAMRYCGLGWEQWIDRGASEAETAIDTWMASSMRIVPSSCS, from the coding sequence TTGTTTCCGCTGTTAGGCGCTCATCCGGCCCCCGTACTTGCGGGATTTGCGGCTGGCATCGGCTGCCTCACCCTGCTCGTCCGACTACGCCCGGGCCACGTCCCATTGGATGGCTTGCTCGTCCTCGTGCTCGGTCTCCTCGTCACCTGGCCCTCCCCTTCTCCATCGAAACCGGACCACCCGAGGCCGGCGCCGCGCTCGGTGGTGGTTCTCCTGCTCGACACGACACGAGCGGACGCACTCGGCGCCTACGACGCCGGCCCTGGCGTGACTCCTGTGCTCGATCGCCTGGCCGCAGGAGGCAGTGTGTTCGAACAGGTCGTGAGTACCTCGCCGTGGATTGCGCCCTCCCACGCATCGATGTTCACCGGGCATTTCCCGCGCACCCACGGTGTGCGAAACGGCACGCCGCGCCGACTGGATGCCGCCTTCGAAACGACAGCGGAACGGCTCGCCACTGCGGGCTACCAGACCGCTGCCATTTCCTCGAACAGCTGGTTGCGGGTCGCGAACATCGTGCAGGGTTTTCAGCATTTCGAAGAAGTGAACCACCTCCACCGGGACAAACTCCTGCTGTCACGAGCGATGCGCTACTGCGGTCTCGGCTGGGAGCAGTGGATCGACCGGGGTGCCTCGGAAGCGGAGACCGCGATCGACACCTGGATGGCCAGCTCGATGCGGATCGTCCCTTCTTCTTGTTCCTGA